The Zootoca vivipara chromosome 4, rZooViv1.1, whole genome shotgun sequence genome has a segment encoding these proteins:
- the LOC118085770 gene encoding protein NPAT isoform X4: protein MLLPSDVARLVLGYLQQEKLLATCRAFILESSDLKEYAEHCTGEGFVPACLLSLFGKNLITILNEYITMKSKEATNDVPAMMSSLWKKLDYTLSQIRSMQNSGAFSAHQRGRTRSAIADMKKQKCIPQSLPSNSGPSVAHQPGQLNSAPMAATRVILKPTVTPVMVQTRPGSSSAHQCQVQESNINRDTANLVSAPQERKLHLSMVSPGKRKGDFQKKKSIVSSGSQLSNCDLRDTPMVEEESSPMEEGSEQLELIEGDLPQMIIENAREKILSNKCLQEKLAENINKFLGSDGNISQTAKQADSGPTIQESSIDELLGLQQGEIHMTEEAIQEILEQTESDPAFQGLFDVFDFGKAKGGRNASHGISAQNGGIENVILVDEESLGALESYIATKEISDNSRAALSYTEDHSTEAHVPKTGCSGSEVTLEEHLEMQNVGVEEFPRDSKVRSESDPVEMGMDSQRIKHNAVFESEQNHVSDSEFSGHSVGSCSKKGTAARDGRTDKDLLCQDLQNLPHLQYDQLGAMQISPSGGAESYSLSDNILDERTNAKLLSPPRTGRNEMLKGTVAANSSHSAETNKSLELIMGQPAELPVPGQQNPDSHAASDCQSQDKIESDSAAAFVTNASDPNAIELQLEVVDTSNSLHSDGQPVHQEPCSKPQNQKLEGSEISQIEMQEPSSSTKSDADSLFQSSDNEGRSERSTNSNPTTSAVCCSPPEPVGESSPGNKEPGSVSSSSQATDVDPSSVVSLKIIISDDPFISADAELNNAVSSISGENLPTIILSSPAKSPAKLTGPARCMTSEEVERTGDSALVEQNLLVLRPQDSVASTLNISNEECAVFSIAGTPSVAKDGGFIQLMPATNTSFSNANGVYIATCMTEAALNTNVTPSNLVMLPGNSAPLASQVPTPQQLRTPPRTNNLFAMNPPMSPNFTQGSAIIIASPVQPVLQGMVGMIPVSLMGQNGHTFSDPSRQVLHMPVQTSLGGGVPKLPLPPKSQRIPRNKTNAGKLVPSGSEPINRPASRAQRIANSDKNVGVELKKKLETVALDTLSSTSKQNESHRRVLCFDNTLPAPVGSVPASQKERSENPLCSGNSPSAVLSTAKTQSCKRERERTLPRILCKPDITSRNLTAKDTQSEKRHSGPGLASDMLRKQTANKENELERTVDKPPKNQEVATLSNGQQNVSLHNEKNSSSAQELTKKQGLQSNANCKISAALPSKEPKKDQSRSANQAHCLTSPLTKQAVEMLHDIQRQSPTSKLPENVDLPVPRTPSGTGDRHSDDTFDIIRTPTCRRYSEDSTTPRIMVPPATPDLPACSPASETSSENSVSMAAHTLMILSRAAIARTSTTTPLKDNTQQFRSLRSAKKRKTEDVVECERNARTASKKDMQNFTLPIKKKKVKQKKLPIAFPAGMDVDKFLLSLHYDE, encoded by the exons ATGTTACTGCCGTCCGACGTGGCCCGCCTGGTGCTAG GTTATTTACAACAAGAAAAGCTTTTAGCCACATGTCGGGCATTTATACTGGAAAGCTCAGATTTAAAAGAATATGCAGAGCATTGTACTGGGGAAGGCTTTGTTCCAGCTTGTTTACTG tcTCTATTTGGGAAAAACTTAATCACCATCCTGAATGAGTATATCACAATGAAATCGAAAG AAGCAACAAATGATGTTCCAGCAATGATGTCGTCTTTATGGAAGAAGTTGGACTACACACTTTCTCAAATCAG GAGCATGCAGAATTCTGGTGCGTTTAGTGCTCATCAACGGG GCCGCACAAGAAGTGCAATTGCAGATATGAAAAAGCAGAAATGCATTCCACAATCACTTCCCTCAAATTCAGGGCCCTCTGTAGCTCATCAGCCAGGACAACTGAACTCTGCTCCAATGGCAGCCACACGAGTTATTCTTAAACCAACTGTAACCCCAGTTATGGTCCAGACAAGACCAGGTTCTTCATCTGCACACCAGTGCCAAGTACAAGAAAGCAATATTAACA gaGACACTGCAAACTTGGTTTCTGCACCCCAAGAACGGAAGCTTCACTTGAGCATGGTGTCTCCCGGAAAAAGAAAAGG TGACTTCCAGAAGAAAAAGAGCATTGTATCATCCGGATCACAATTATCCAATTGTGATTTACGGGACACTCCAATGGTGGAAGAAGAAAGCTCACCCATGGAAGAAGGAAGTGAACAGCTAGAACTTATAGAGGGTGACCTTCCa CAAATGATTATTGAAAATGCCAGAGAGAAAATTCTGAGCAACAAATGTCTTCAGGAGAAGCTAGCTGAAAACATCAACAAATTCTTGGGCAG TGATGGCAATATTTCTCAGACAGCAAAACAGGCAGACAGTGGCCCAACAATACAAGAGTCCTCAATTGATGAATTGCTTGGCCTTCAG CAGGGTGAAATTCACATGACCGAAGAAGCCATCCAGGAGATTCTGGAGCAAACAGAGTCAGATCCAGCATTTCAAGGACTCTTCGATGTATTTGATTTTG gTAAAGCCAAGGGTGGTAGAAATGCTTCTCACGGTATTTCCGCTCAGAATGGAGGAATAGAGAATGTAATTTTAGTGGACGAAGAAAGCCTAGGAGCACTTGAAAGCTATATTGCAACAAAGGAAATCA GTGATAATTCCCGAGCAGCTCTGTCATACACAGAAGATCATTCAACTGAGGCACATGTTCCAAAGACTGGTTGCAGTGGTAGTGAAGTTACCTTGGAAGAACACCTGGAGATGCAAAACGTAGGAGTTGAAGAATTTCCCAGGGATTCTAAAGTGAGGAGTGAAAGTGACCCTGTAGAAATGGGAATGGATAGCCAAAGAATCAAGCACAATGCAGTCTTTGAATCTGAGCAGAATCATGTCTCTGATTCAGAGTTCAGTGGACACAGTGTAGGCTCTTGCAGCAAAAAAGGAACAGCAGCAAGAGACGGTAGAACTGATAAAGACCTCTTATGTCAAGATCTTCAAAACTTGCCTCATTTGCAGTATGATCAGTTGGGTGCGATGCAAATCTCACCGTCTGGAGGAGCAGAGAGTTATTCATTGTCTGATAATATACTAGATGAAAGGACAAATGCAAAATTGCTATCCCCTCCGAGAACTGGCCGAAATGAAATGCTGAAAGGAACTGTTGCAGCCAACTCTAGCCATTCAGCAGAAACAAATAAAAGTCTAGAGCTCATAATGGGACAGCCAGCTGAACTTCCTGTACCTGGCCAGCAAAACCCAGACAGTCATGCTGCCTCTGATTGTCAAAGCCAGGATAAAATTGAGTCTGATTCTGCTGCAGCATTTGTAACAAATGCATCTGATCCAAATGCTATAGAGCTCCAGCTTGAAGTTGTGGATACTTCCAACAGCCTTCATTCAGATGGTCAGCCTGTGCACCAAGAACCTTGTTCAAAACCTCAAAACCAGAAATTGGAAGGCTCTGAAATCTCACAGATAGAAATGCAAGAGCCATCATCTTCCACAAAATCAGATGCAGATAGCTTATTTCAGTCTTCTGATAATGAGGGGCGTTCAGAGAGATCTACTAATAGCAACCCCACCACATCGGCTGTGTGTTGCTCTCCTCCAGAACCAGTGGGAGAATCAAGTCCAGGAAACAAAGAACCAGGCAGTGTTTCCTCTAGTAGCCAAGCCACAGATGTAGATCCCTCCAGCGTAGTTTCCTTAAAAATCATTATCAGCGATgacccattcatttcagcagatGCCGAGCTGAACAATGCAGTTTCCAGCATTTCTGGAGAAAACCTGCCAACTATAATCCTGTCCTCGCCAGCTAAATCACCagccaagctaacaggaccagccaGATGCATGACTTCGGAAGAGGTTGAAAGAACTGGGGATTCAGCTTTGGTAGAACAGAATCTTCTTGTGCTCAGACCTCAAGACTCAGTCGCGAGTACACTCAACATATCAAATGAGGAGTGTGCTGTTTTTTCCATTGCTGGGACGCCCAGCGTTGCCAAGGATGGGGGATTTATACAGCTGATGCCAGCCACAAACACATCTTTCAGCAATGCCAATGGTGTCTATATTGCCACCTGTATGACTGAGGCAGCTTTAAATACAAATGTTACTCCATCAAACTTGGTTATGTTGCCTGGCAATTCAGCACCTCTTGCATCGCAGGTTCCAACACCACAGCAGTTACGGACTCCTCCTAGAACAAACAACTTGTTTGCCATGAACCCGCCAATGTCGCCAAACTTTACACAGG GTTCTGCCATCATCATCGCATCTCCAGTACAACCTGTGTTGCAAGGAATGGTGGGAATGATTCCTGTATCTTTAATGGGGCAAAATGGACATACATTCTCAGATCCTTCCCGTCAG GTTCTGCACATGCCAGTACAGACTTCTTTGGGTGGTGGTGTTCCTAAACTACCTCTCCCTCCCAAATCTCAGAGGATCCCAAGAAACAAGACAAATGCAG GAAAGTTGGTACCCAGTGGATCTGAGCCTATAAATCGTCCTGCTTCTCGTGCACAAAG AATTGCAAACTCAGACAAGAACGTTGGTGTAGAATTGAAAAAAAAGTTGGAGACTGTTGCTCTCGACACCCTAAGTTCCACTTCCAAACAGAATGAAAGCCATAGGAGAGTGCTTTGCTTTGACAACACACTGCCTGCTCCAGTAGGAAGTGTTCCAGCATCACAGAAAGAAAGGAGTGAAAACCCTTTATGCTCTGGGAATTCTCCCAGCGCTGTGCTTTCAACTGCTAAAACTCAGTCCTGCAAGAGGGAACGAGAAAGAACTTTGCCTAGGATTTTATGTAAGCCTGATATTACTAGCAGAAACTTGACTGCAAAGGACACCCAATCTGAGAAGAGACATTCAGGTCCAGGATTGGCATCAGATATGTTAAGAAAACAGACGGCAAATAAAGAGAACGAATTGGAAAGGACTGTTGACAAACCCCCCAAAAACCAGGAGGTGGCGACTCTCTCAAACGGCCAACAGAACGTTAGCCTTCATAATGAGAAGAACAGCTCCTCTGCGCAGGAACTGACAAAAAAGCAGGGGCTGCAGTCCAATGCAAATTGCAAAATTTCAGCAGCTTTACCTTCAAAGGAGCCAAAAAAAGACCAAAGCAGGTCTGCCAACCAAGCCCATTGTTTGACCAGTCCATTAACTAAACAAGCTGTGGAAATGCTGCATGACATTCAGAGGCAAAGCCCCACTAGTAAACTTCCTGAAAATGTAGATTTGCCAGTACCACGCACACCTTCAGGAACTGGCGATAGACACTCTGATGATACTTTTGATATAATAAGGACGCCCACGTGTAGACGGTATAGTGAAGACAGTACAACACCAAGGATTATGGTCCCTCCAGCTACTCCTGACTTGCCAGCCTGTAGCCCAGCTAGTGAAACAAGCAGTGAAAACAGTGTTAGTATGGCTGCCCACACTTTAATGATACTTTCACGAGCAGCCATTGCAAGGACTAGTACCACTACACCTCTTAAAGACAATACGCAACAGTTTAGGTCTTTGAGaagtgcaaaaaaaaggaaaacagaagacGTGGTTGAATGTGAGAGGAATGCCCGGACTGCCAGTAAAAAAGATATGCAGAACTTTACATTgccaataaaaaagaagaaagtgaag cagAAGAAGCTACCAATTGCATTTCCTGCTGGAATGGATGTGGATAAATTTTTGTTATCTTTGCATTATGATGAATAA